Proteins from a genomic interval of Zingiber officinale cultivar Zhangliang chromosome 1B, Zo_v1.1, whole genome shotgun sequence:
- the LOC121986417 gene encoding BTB/POZ and MATH domain-containing protein 3-like isoform X1, producing MEEEKKVGHGEQNGLNVSRSKSICETVNGSHEYTIKGFSLAKGMGPGKYLSSDTFQVGGFQWAIYFFPDGKNPEDNSLYVSVFIALASEGTDVRALFELTMLDQSGKGNHKVHSHFERALEGGPYTLKYRGSMWGYKRFYRRTALETSDYLRDDCLVMHCTVGVVRNRIETPTQFSINVPSSDLGQCLKELLKSGIGSDIVFQVGDETFQAHKKILAARSPVFNAQFFGLIGNPDVDKIVVDEVEPPVFKAMLSFIYSDELPDVDELTGSVSMSTFTIIIQHLLAAADRYGLERLRLLCEVKLCDGITADTVATTLALAEQHQCVQLKNVCLKFIAVRENLGAVMQTEGFNYLEATCPSVLAELLETVADDDSVSACRKRSASSNQGLNYLDSVDVSGKRSRRV from the exons atggaggaggagaagaaggtcggTCATGGAGAGCAGAACGGGCTCAATGTATCCCGCTCCAAATCGATCTGCGAGACCGTGAACGGGTCGCACGAGTACACCATCAAGGGGTTCTCGCTGGCCAAGGGGATGGGACCGGGGAAGTACTTGTCTAGCGATACCTTCCAGGTGGGGGGTTTCCAGTGGGCTATTTACTTCTTCCCCGACGGGAAGAACCCCGAGGATAACTCCCTCTACGTGTCGGTCTTCATCGCCCTCGCCAGCGAAGGTACCGACGTCCGGGCACTCTTCGAGCTCACCATGCTCGACCAGAGCGGAAAGGGCAACCACAAGGTGCACAGTCATTTTGAGCGGGCGCTGGAGGGTGGGCCGTACACGCTCAAGTATAGGGGGAGTATGTG GGGATATAAGAGATTTTACAGAAGAACAGCTTTAGAAACATCAGACTATCTGAGGGATGATTGTTTGGTCATGCATTGCACAGTGGGTGTTGTTAGAAATCGTATTGAAACACCAACTCAGTTTTCCATCAATGTACCATCATCAGACTTAGGTCAATGCCTAAAGGAGTTACTAAAATCTGGCATTGGCTCTGACATAGTTTTCCAGGTTGGGGATGAAACATTTCAAGCACACAAGAAAATTCTTGCTGCTCGCTCTCCAGTATTTAATGCTCAATTCTTTGGTCTTATTGGGAATCCTGACGTGGATAAAATAGTTGTAGATGAGGTGGAACCTCCTGTGTTCAAG GCCATGCTTAGTTTTATATATTCTGATGAACTTCCTGATGTTGATGAATTAACTGGTTCAGTTTCTATGTCGACATTCACAATAATCATACAACATTTATTGGCTGCCGCTGATAGATATGGTCTAGAGAGGTTGAGGTTGTTATGTGAAGTGAAATTGTGTGATGGGATCACTGCAGATACAGTAGCAACAACCTTGGCTCTTGCAGAACAACACCAATGTGTTCAACTGAAAAATGTGTGTCTCAAATTTATTGCTGTCCGAGAGAACTTGGGAG CTGTGATGCAGACTGAAGGATTCAACTACTTGGAGGCCACATGCCCATCTGTGCTCGCGGAGCTCTTGGAAACGGTCGCAGATGATGACTCTGTTTCAGCCTGCCGAAAGAGGAGTGCTAGCAGCAACCAAGGGCTCAATTACCTGGACAGTGTTGATGTGAGCGGGAAACGATCCAGACGGGTGTAG
- the LOC121986417 gene encoding BTB/POZ and MATH domain-containing protein 3-like isoform X2 — protein MEEEKKVGHGEQNGLNVSRSKSICETVNGSHEYTIKGFSLAKGMGPGKYLSSDTFQVGGFQWAIYFFPDGKNPEDNSLYVSVFIALASEGTDVRALFELTMLDQSGKGNHKVHSHFERALEGGPYTLKYRGSMWGYKRFYRRTALETSDYLRDDCLVMHCTVGVVRNRIETPTQFSINVPSSDLGQCLKELLKSGIGSDIVFQVGDETFQAHKKILAARSPVFNAQFFGLIGNPDVDKIVVDEVEPPVFKAMLSFIYSDELPDVDELTGSVSMSTFTIIIQHLLAAADRYGLERLRLLCEVKLCDGITADTVATTLALAEQHQCVQLKNVCLKFIAVRENLGD, from the exons atggaggaggagaagaaggtcggTCATGGAGAGCAGAACGGGCTCAATGTATCCCGCTCCAAATCGATCTGCGAGACCGTGAACGGGTCGCACGAGTACACCATCAAGGGGTTCTCGCTGGCCAAGGGGATGGGACCGGGGAAGTACTTGTCTAGCGATACCTTCCAGGTGGGGGGTTTCCAGTGGGCTATTTACTTCTTCCCCGACGGGAAGAACCCCGAGGATAACTCCCTCTACGTGTCGGTCTTCATCGCCCTCGCCAGCGAAGGTACCGACGTCCGGGCACTCTTCGAGCTCACCATGCTCGACCAGAGCGGAAAGGGCAACCACAAGGTGCACAGTCATTTTGAGCGGGCGCTGGAGGGTGGGCCGTACACGCTCAAGTATAGGGGGAGTATGTG GGGATATAAGAGATTTTACAGAAGAACAGCTTTAGAAACATCAGACTATCTGAGGGATGATTGTTTGGTCATGCATTGCACAGTGGGTGTTGTTAGAAATCGTATTGAAACACCAACTCAGTTTTCCATCAATGTACCATCATCAGACTTAGGTCAATGCCTAAAGGAGTTACTAAAATCTGGCATTGGCTCTGACATAGTTTTCCAGGTTGGGGATGAAACATTTCAAGCACACAAGAAAATTCTTGCTGCTCGCTCTCCAGTATTTAATGCTCAATTCTTTGGTCTTATTGGGAATCCTGACGTGGATAAAATAGTTGTAGATGAGGTGGAACCTCCTGTGTTCAAG GCCATGCTTAGTTTTATATATTCTGATGAACTTCCTGATGTTGATGAATTAACTGGTTCAGTTTCTATGTCGACATTCACAATAATCATACAACATTTATTGGCTGCCGCTGATAGATATGGTCTAGAGAGGTTGAGGTTGTTATGTGAAGTGAAATTGTGTGATGGGATCACTGCAGATACAGTAGCAACAACCTTGGCTCTTGCAGAACAACACCAATGTGTTCAACTGAAAAATGTGTGTCTCAAATTTATTGCTGTCCGAGAGAACTTGGGAG ACTGA